A stretch of [Clostridium] scindens DNA encodes these proteins:
- the xylB gene encoding xylulokinase → MNQYLLGIDIGTSACKIAIFDEDGQVKASASGDYKVYYPHPGWAEQNPEEWWQAVCGAVKRALEKGGIRPGEIAGIGIDGQSWSAIPIDKEGNVLANTPIWMDTRAADICEEVGARIGEDRIFEVCGNPFKPSYTTPKILWYQRNLPDVYKKMDKILQSNSYIAFKLTGEVTQELSQGYGHHCFRMRTGEWDMDMCKELGINPDILPEIYASHAVVGTVTKQAAEECGLIEGIPVVAGALDAACGTLGAGVIHPGETQEQGGQAGGMSICMDTYKADKRLILSYHAAPGQWILQGGTVGGGGVMRWLEHEFADYERVKGKELGKSSLDLFNELAEKVAPGSDGLVFLPYMSGERSPIWDPYAKGVYYGLDFSKTKGHFVRAAMEGVALSLRHNLDVALEAGATVSELRSMGGSANSLLWTQMKSDVTGKKIIVPSSDTATTLGAVILAGVGVGMYKDFEEAVDRTVVIKRHHEPNPDVWAAYDKNYKVYLKLYENLKDLMRQKGEE, encoded by the coding sequence ATGAATCAGTATTTATTAGGAATTGATATTGGGACTAGTGCATGCAAGATTGCGATATTTGATGAGGACGGCCAGGTAAAGGCCAGCGCCAGCGGCGATTATAAGGTTTATTATCCCCATCCCGGATGGGCAGAGCAGAATCCGGAAGAATGGTGGCAGGCCGTGTGCGGCGCTGTAAAAAGGGCGCTTGAAAAAGGTGGGATCCGCCCCGGCGAGATTGCCGGAATCGGGATTGACGGGCAGAGCTGGTCTGCCATACCGATTGATAAAGAAGGAAATGTACTGGCGAATACGCCCATCTGGATGGATACCAGGGCAGCGGATATCTGCGAAGAAGTAGGCGCGCGCATCGGGGAGGACCGTATCTTCGAAGTGTGCGGCAATCCGTTCAAGCCATCCTATACGACGCCAAAGATTCTCTGGTATCAGAGGAACCTTCCGGATGTATATAAGAAGATGGATAAGATCCTGCAGTCCAACAGTTATATCGCATTCAAGCTGACCGGAGAGGTGACCCAGGAATTATCCCAGGGATATGGGCACCATTGCTTCCGTATGCGGACCGGCGAATGGGACATGGATATGTGCAAGGAACTGGGAATCAATCCGGATATCCTGCCGGAGATCTACGCAAGCCATGCCGTAGTCGGAACGGTGACGAAGCAGGCGGCCGAAGAATGCGGGCTGATAGAGGGGATTCCTGTAGTCGCGGGAGCTCTGGACGCGGCATGCGGCACGTTAGGAGCCGGAGTCATCCATCCGGGGGAGACCCAGGAGCAGGGAGGCCAGGCAGGCGGAATGAGCATCTGCATGGATACCTATAAGGCAGACAAGCGCCTGATCCTAAGTTACCATGCGGCGCCTGGACAGTGGATACTGCAGGGAGGAACTGTAGGCGGAGGCGGCGTTATGCGCTGGCTGGAACACGAATTTGCCGATTACGAGAGGGTGAAGGGAAAAGAACTGGGAAAGAGTTCCCTGGATCTTTTTAATGAACTGGCGGAAAAGGTGGCGCCGGGAAGCGACGGATTGGTATTCCTTCCCTACATGTCAGGCGAACGTTCGCCCATCTGGGATCCATATGCCAAGGGCGTCTATTACGGGCTGGACTTTAGCAAGACAAAGGGACATTTTGTAAGAGCGGCCATGGAAGGCGTAGCCTTATCCTTAAGACACAACCTGGACGTGGCATTGGAAGCCGGGGCCACGGTCAGCGAGTTGCGCTCTATGGGCGGCTCTGCGAACTCTCTTCTGTGGACACAGATGAAGTCGGATGTAACGGGCAAGAAAATCATCGTTCCTTCTTCCGATACTGCCACCACGCTGGGAGCAGTCATCCTGGCTGGCGTAGGCGTAGGCATGTATAAGGATTTTGAAGAAGCGGTGGATCGGACGGTAGTCATAAAGCGGCATCATGAGCCGAATCCGGATGTGTGGGCAGCCTATGACAAGAATTATAAAGTATATTTGAAACTGTATGAGAATTTAAAAGATCTGATGAGACAGAAAGGGGAAGAATAG
- a CDS encoding class II fructose-bisphosphate aldolase, which yields MSLVTSEQMLLDAQKGGYAVGAFNVENMEMVKAVIQAAEEMKAPVMLQTTPSTVKYGTLETYFAMVAAEAKKASVPVCLHLDHGNSFELAVQAMKVGYTSVMIDGSHEDFENNIADTKKVVDVAKAIGIPVEAELGKVGGKEDDLEAEADTNTDPEEAREFVERTGVSSLAIAIGTAHGFYAGTPVLDKERVSKVKEVVSVPLVLHGASGLSDEDVRECVQRGMCKVNFATELRVAYTDAGKKLIQEKPETFDPKKLGVVGIEAVKELVKGRMKVCGCDGKAY from the coding sequence ATGTCATTAGTTACTTCAGAACAAATGTTACTCGATGCCCAGAAAGGCGGCTATGCGGTAGGTGCCTTTAATGTAGAGAATATGGAGATGGTAAAGGCAGTCATCCAGGCGGCGGAAGAGATGAAAGCGCCGGTGATGCTTCAGACGACGCCATCAACCGTTAAGTATGGCACTCTGGAGACCTATTTTGCCATGGTAGCCGCAGAGGCTAAGAAGGCATCTGTGCCGGTATGCCTGCATCTGGATCATGGAAATAGTTTTGAACTTGCCGTTCAGGCAATGAAGGTGGGATATACATCCGTAATGATCGACGGGTCCCATGAAGATTTTGAAAATAATATTGCAGATACGAAAAAAGTGGTAGATGTGGCAAAGGCTATCGGAATTCCGGTGGAAGCGGAACTTGGAAAAGTGGGCGGCAAGGAAGATGACCTGGAAGCAGAGGCCGATACCAATACGGATCCGGAAGAAGCAAGAGAATTCGTTGAAAGAACGGGCGTATCCTCTCTGGCGATCGCCATCGGGACAGCGCACGGATTCTACGCCGGCACGCCGGTACTGGATAAGGAACGCGTATCCAAGGTAAAAGAAGTAGTGTCTGTTCCGCTGGTGCTCCACGGAGCTTCCGGCTTGAGCGACGAGGACGTAAGGGAATGCGTGCAGAGAGGCATGTGCAAGGTGAATTTTGCCACAGAACTGCGCGTAGCCTATACAGACGCTGGAAAGAAGCTGATCCAGGAGAAGCCGGAGACGTTTGACCCGAAGAAACTTGGCGTGGTTGGGATCGAGGCTGTAAAAGAACTCGTCAAAGGCCGCATGAAGGTATGCGGATGCGACGGGAAAGCATATTAG
- a CDS encoding DeoR/GlpR family DNA-binding transcription regulator — protein sequence MLAIERRNDILERLQAEKRVVVSELSVIYQVSEETIRRDLEKLENDGLVIKSYGGAVLNEHSIFDLPFNIRKNQKIVEKEKIARLIAGMVRDGEALMLDASSTDVYIAKALKEMKKLTVITNSVEIIVELFDMPEWNVISTGGISREKSFALVGPHTDAMIRSYHVDKAIISCKGLDLETGMTDSDEHDANSKRMMLKSAKERILVADHTKFGETAFTKVADWSQITKIVTDKKPGAKWMQEFEKYRVECIYPGKES from the coding sequence ATGCTTGCGATAGAAAGACGGAATGATATATTGGAACGCCTCCAGGCAGAGAAAAGAGTCGTAGTCAGCGAGTTGAGCGTAATCTATCAGGTGTCTGAGGAGACGATCCGAAGAGATCTGGAGAAACTGGAGAATGATGGGCTGGTCATCAAGAGTTATGGCGGAGCAGTCTTAAATGAACACAGTATTTTTGATCTTCCATTTAATATCAGGAAGAATCAGAAGATTGTCGAAAAGGAAAAGATAGCCCGGCTGATCGCGGGAATGGTAAGGGACGGCGAGGCGCTGATGCTGGATGCCAGTTCCACGGACGTATACATAGCTAAGGCGTTGAAAGAGATGAAGAAGCTTACGGTGATCACCAACTCGGTGGAGATTATCGTAGAACTATTCGATATGCCGGAATGGAACGTCATTTCTACCGGAGGGATATCCAGAGAGAAGTCTTTTGCCCTGGTTGGCCCCCATACGGATGCCATGATCCGTTCTTACCATGTGGATAAGGCGATCATATCCTGCAAAGGCCTGGACTTGGAAACTGGGATGACAGATTCAGATGAGCACGACGCCAACAGCAAGCGGATGATGCTTAAGTCTGCCAAGGAAAGAATCCTGGTCGCGGACCATACCAAGTTTGGAGAGACTGCATTTACCAAGGTGGCAGACTGGTCTCAGATTACCAAGATCGTTACGGATAAGAAGCCGGGAGCCAAGTGGATGCAGGAATTTGAGAAGTACAGGGTAGAATGCATCTATCCTGGAAAAGAATCATAA
- a CDS encoding class II aldolase/adducin family protein: MQSEMDIKIEMCEIGKRVYNRGMVAANDGNFSVKLSDNEFLCTPTGVSKGFMTPEYICKVDAEGNVIEANEGFKPSSEIKMHMRVYKEREDVKAVVHAHPMYATTFAVCGLPLTEPIMPEAVLSLGTVPLAKYGTPSTMEIPDAVSEYLPYYDAVLLENHGALSYADSLMGAYHKMESLEFYARLLYQAKMLGGPKELTDEQVKRLYGMRRQYGLTGRHPADML; the protein is encoded by the coding sequence ATGCAGAGTGAAATGGATATCAAGATTGAGATGTGCGAGATTGGAAAAAGGGTCTACAATCGCGGCATGGTTGCGGCAAACGACGGCAACTTCTCTGTGAAGCTGAGCGATAATGAATTCCTGTGCACGCCTACAGGAGTGAGCAAAGGATTCATGACGCCGGAATACATATGCAAGGTAGATGCAGAGGGAAACGTGATTGAGGCAAACGAAGGGTTCAAGCCTTCATCCGAGATTAAGATGCATATGCGCGTATATAAGGAGCGCGAGGATGTAAAGGCGGTCGTGCATGCCCATCCGATGTACGCTACCACATTTGCGGTCTGCGGACTTCCGCTTACGGAGCCGATTATGCCGGAAGCTGTGCTTTCGCTTGGGACAGTTCCGCTTGCGAAGTATGGAACTCCGTCTACCATGGAGATTCCAGATGCGGTATCAGAATATCTTCCTTACTATGATGCGGTACTGCTTGAAAACCATGGCGCTTTAAGTTACGCAGATTCCCTTATGGGAGCCTACCATAAGATGGAGTCCCTGGAGTTCTATGCGCGTCTTTTGTATCAGGCGAAGATGCTGGGAGGACCGAAGGAACTGACGGACGAGCAGGTGAAGAGGCTTTACGGAATGAGACGCCAGTATGGGCTGACAGGAAGACATCCGGCAGACATGCTCTAA